ATCATCGACCACACAGGTGCTGGCATGTCTGACAATCGTCTCCCATGTCCGGTTGGCGATCCCAGTGCCAAGCATCTGAGATGACATCACAAAAGAAGTAGCACGATTTAGTAGTTGATAATGCTTAGAATAACTTgtaaagaaacaagaaaaattagcATCTCTCCAAGAGATATGGAGACAACATTTCTTAGAGAGGACGCATCGACTTCATGCAACTGGAGGAAATCTTGAACGGTGTTGATTTCTATCGAACGCATGCGCTTATGTAGAGCGCCATCTTTGGCTATATTCTGTAAACGCCATACTTCATCGCTCAGAAGTGGAGGGTGGTGCTTCTTGTTCACTGCGCATGACAGAGAAAACTTGTCAATCTTTAGGTCTTTTTAAGGTCCACAGATAGAATCAGGAATTAATggtcaaaaaacaaaatgatattgtcaaatgAAAGGCATCGAAACCAGGGCATTGCAAACTTACACTCTCCTCGACGATCTTTAACAACAAAAGGTTCACTTCTTGCTTCCCTTATTCTCGTTTCTGTAGAAATCTTTTGAGCAGCTTGAGCTCCTAACCTGAATTTCCGACTTCTCATCCAGCTCGAGTTGTCGGTGATGATTAAATTAAGCAGGGAACCAATTCCTCCTTGCAAGGTTACATTCAGCACCCCGGTAATCAATGGCCTTTTCCCTTCCCTTTCGCGAACGGTATTGCAATTGAATTCCTTCTCAGTCCAATCCTCTCCCTCGTCCAACCCGAAATCGCCGTCAAGGACGACAATTCGGAGCTTTATGGAAGAGAGAGGGCCACTCCTAATCCTCTCACTGGTCCTGCCATCTACTAGTTCAATCCTCAGAGGAGTGCCATCCTCAGCTTCTATCTGACTGCTAGTGAAGACAGTTGCCGGTATTTTGGTAATAAACTGCAGTCGCAAGCTGCTTATTTCAGAAGTTCCAACAGGATTTGACGGGGCTCTGCGATATAGACTAGAAATACATAAGTTCTCCTGAGCATAAGGGAAATGTTGAAGTGTCGACATGATGTCGAAAAACAACTTATCTTGTACTTGAAACCCAAGTACTGTGTCTTGCATGAAAATACTAATACGAAACAAGATCAATTTGGCCTCTTTGATTGGGAACCAACCTTGGAGGTTGATGTAGAAATACAAGGAACACCAACCTTAATGATGGATCATGAAAGGGCGAGATCACACGTTCCACTTCCTCACTAACCTGCTTGATGCCGAATGTAAATCAGATTTAAAGTGAAGTTTTTTAACAATACAATAGTTTCATCCTGTTTAGCATCACGATCAGAAAAGGTGATTTCATTACACTTGATGCAGGGCAAATCTTACGTTCCCAGTCTGCGATGTTTACAAATACAAAGGAACTTCTGCCTAGCATAGCAATCAAAATAGACAACCAGAAACAGGAAGTATTCATGTGATCACTCGATAAAAAGATTCATTCCTTTCATACAAAATAGAGGTGAGGGGCAAAAAATATCTTATTTCTATTTGGAATTTGGTTATGAGAATAGGATTCACAGATCTTTAATCCATGAAAACGAACCCGACAATCCATGAAAACAAACCCGACAAACAATCACTTCAGaaacaaataatataaaacaGCAGAGCAAATCAGGACTCCATGAAGTATCTTTCATAAGAAACAAGACATGGACAAAACCCTCTACATCTTTGTGATGTAAAGTACTTTTGCCTGAGCCATGCCGACCAAACATCTGATTCACCACTAGAAAACAACCTTCTCATAAGAGATCCGAACTACATCCACAACATGCTGGCTGAACAACACTAAGCCAGATGATATGAATTGCAAGATCCTATTGGAAACACCAAAGAGTCAAACAGTAAGCATAGCAGAGGTATGAAGTTATGAATCAATTTGTGAAGACCAGACGTGAGTTCTTCTCAAGCAACCCAGCTAGAGACCAACTAGGGAAACtatcaaaaaagttctaaacctattgcatttgcaccaattcaatcctaaatttttcaattgtaccaatttaatcctaaaacctattcaatttttgccaattgaatccattcagtcaattttgactggaaattgTTGATGCGGATGTAGGCTGTCCTACATGGCATGAAAAAGGTCGatgtatgaaaatattataataattttttgaattttttaataatttttgtttttgttttttctcttttctattctctttatttatttttttggattgagaTCAGCAAGGGTCGCAGGCCAACCCTCACCGGCAACCCTTGCCATAGGTGATGGCTAGGATGCCTATGCTTAATATGGGTGTTGTAGCCTCACTGAGATCAAGTGAAGGTGTTgcgagcctcacccaagccTTTATCAACTACAACAAGGGTCAGTTGGCAACCGTTGCCAGCCtcagtaaaatatatatatatatatatatatatatatatatatatatataaattcaaaaaattatttaaatatgtcTACATTAGCGCTAATACGTTACGTAGGACAGTCGGTGTTCACATCAACGATTGCCAATTAAAATTGGTGAAGTGGACTCAATTAGAAGAATATGAAAacgtttatgactaaattggtgcaataaaatgtttaaaactgaattgatacaaatgcaataggtttatgactttctTTGGTAATTTCCCCAATGACTTGCATAGCATACCACTTTCCGGAAGAGAGGCTCGACAAAAGATGCAAATTCACCGGGCGACAGTCCTCCCGGCACGTTTCTCCAACGACTGCAAAGTAATCAAGAACCTGAATCGATGTCTATCATAGTAATACACAGTCACAGACACTGAAATTGGAATACAATGGTTCCTAAGTAAAGAGGTTCTACTCGCCTTCTTTTTGATCCTTGAGCAGAAGATCCGGAACCACCTTCCTGAAGTTGCCTTTTCTCCATCTTCACAGAATCGAAAACATGTTAAATTCATGTCAAAAGTTTCCAAAACTTGCGGTTTTTATAGATACAGCAACCGGCCCCGCTAAACCCGCAGAGGATACATACGGAGTCAAAATGCGCCCACCATGGAAATGGAAGGTACAGAGCAGCTTCAACTTTGAAACACAAGACATCGACTCAAGTCAAACAAATGGTTTTTATAGGGgctggaaaaagaaacaaagccaACCAAAAGCAGATATTTTTTAAGTACACTTTTGCACGTGTAAGTAATTGCATCTAGACGATCCCAAGGGCCATCAAACTCTCGCCCCTGGACTAATCAACTGAATTAAGGATGGACAACCAAGACGATTGGGCCAAAAATTCCCCAATGAAAACCAGGATTAACAAACCTTGTCTATATTAATCGCACAATCTAGAAGAAACCCAGATAAAAATATCGTCCTTCCTATGTTTGCTCGATAAgggatttgagagagagaaaatttacaGAGACATGTGGTCGCATCGACACGTACTTGAGTGGACGATGAGTAATGTGATCGAGGAACCGCGTTCCACAGAGTAGTATTAAGCTGCAGAGGAATGAACATTCAAAGTTTGAACTCGATTCTCGCCCATTTTCTTCAGATGAATCTCTCTTAAGAAGTTGTTGGGATCAATGTAAAAAACATGGTTGTTTGTGATTACCTTGGGTCCCAATTCAGCCTTGAACTTTTACTTAATTAAGGGAGATTATGCATAATTTGAAGATATGGAGGATCAAGGAAGATATATAAATctattgatatttttaattatctttaaCATCACCTTACCAACTCAAGAGTACTTAGAAGAATTCAATTTGGCAATTTGAAGAAAAGAACTGAAAAGCACCGGGGTGGATGTGCCTTAGTGAAGATATTAACAAtttgatcaaataataaaataaagatgggAGGAGCATTATCACGGAGTAGGGGTGAGTAGTTTTAGGTTCTATAGAAGCTTCACctggaacctaaaacctacccattgaaacaaatttttaattttttggaactCGGAACCCACCCTACATACTTTGGAACCTAGAACATACCTTATCATAAATTCCGCAGTCGGTTTTAGGGTCTATCGAGGTTCCATCTGtgttattaattgaatgattatagtAAATCATCACATTTAATTACCATTACTTGCTAGCACAATTCGCTGACcaaaacttatatttagacacgaAAAATGTGAAACATGAACAAAGTAAAAATCTCAGCCATAAAATAGAAGCTTAGATTAGTGGTTTcaaattatacactcatcattgAATGCCATGGAATACCGCAGAATCATGCGAAGACatagaccaagaaaaacacaaaaaagttatTGTAAGTTCTAGATTCCACCAATGTAGAACTTGGAACTCATCCGTCGAAACAAGTTccccaatttttggaacttggaacctactctGCATACATTAGAACCTAGAATTAGATATATTCTCATCGGTCTAGTTCTCAAATTCTAGGTTCTATCCTAaaaccatgctcacctctaCCTTGGAGCACATGATATCGGGTGGAAACCATCATTATCATTTATTTGAATAGCATTCTGACTGTTGTAATAAATGACTGTCTCACCATTATGGCGAACTCTCATATCTTCTAGTAATTATTGCAACCACAATAATTTTGATGTTGTATCAACAAGAGCATGATATTCTTCCTTCATCCTAGAGCGAGCTATGATAATATGCTTCTTGCTACGCCATGGGATAAATGAGTTAGAAAGAAACAATTGCCTACAGTGGAGTGATGATCTAAATGGTTTTTTTGGCCTAATTAGCATTAGAATAAGCGTTCAACTCTAGATAGAGTTAGCAAAAAAGTGAAGGTCGTGAAATGAAGTACCCTTTAATGTAATGAGTGTTTGAAGAACTATATCAAAGTGAGTTGTACGTGGTGTGGTCATGTACTTCCCCATATCTAGCGAGATTGCAATGCCCTTTGCAGTTCTAGGCCTGGCAGCCTCGCTTGTGGTTGGTGACCTTCATCAGATTGTGTTGAGGCTGCGAATTGGtgaaaggaaataataaaagaaaaaaaaagaaagaaaagaaaagaaaaaggagaaaaagaaaaatagaaaacgattcagaaatataaaaaaattacaaaaattatccacgtccaAAATTAGCCACAAAGActacattaacaaattttcaaagaatttaagacaaaattaactaaattgaaagatttaggatagAATTGTCattcatacaataagtttatcattgtttttggtaattttcccatctCAAATCCGCATTACCAAGTGATGTGGAGGCAATGGACTTGTTGAATTAGCACATCGGATCTAGACCATATCATTAAATTTAAGGTTAA
This Eucalyptus grandis isolate ANBG69807.140 chromosome 7, ASM1654582v1, whole genome shotgun sequence DNA region includes the following protein-coding sequences:
- the LOC104434906 gene encoding calmodulin-binding protein 60 B-like, whose translation is MVPQTIDRPWFLAGDFNTICSASEASSSDDAYSEDIEDLKQLLFHLELPDIKTIDLQDLSSSLTSRVSIHIVSGQWKMEKRQLQEGGSGSSAQGSKRRFLITLQSLEKRAGRTVARILQFISSGLVLFSQHVVDVVRISYEKVSEEVERVISPFHDPSLRAPSNPVGTSEISSLRLQFITKIPATVFTSSQIEAEDGTPLRIELVDGRTSERIRSGPLSSIKLRIVVLDGDFGLDEGEDWTEKEFNCNTVREREGKRPLITGVLNVTLQGGIGSLLNLIITDNSSWMRSRKFRLGAQAAQKISTETRIREARSEPFVVKDRRGELNKKHHPPLLSDEVWRLQNIAKDGALHKRMRSIEINTVQDFLQLHEVDASSLRNMLGTGIANRTWETIVRHASTCVVDDNKMYAYYQDSIKASILFNSVMKVTQATLDGQTYQSLDKLTYSQKILVQNLRRQAYHSKNQWVLLDSLPGITASSTLTDLPIESLIGVSPPLHHPDYTVLKQAIESYHCDNLGSDRGKQLGKEGCFVRL